Proteins from a genomic interval of Paenibacillus sp. RC334:
- a CDS encoding iron-siderophore ABC transporter substrate-binding protein: protein MQAERQEMGIKPWVHSVMLAVLMLLLAGCGNFGSGTAAETAPTDTKQEETVANTGDTRTIKDAYGDVQVPAKASRIVVLDIGALDNLLEMGIKPVGAPSILTAGDPYPVYLKGTDGIENIGSVNEPNLEAIDALKPDLIIGNKDTHDAIHDQLKQIAPTVFVETLGVTWKENLQLHADAVNKLEDGKKLLDTYQHRIKELKSALAGKDVKEVSLFRPREDKIQVYLKETFAGTIMEDVGIVRPAVQQDAGFSKDITEEQIADLDGDVIFWFNREPDAFAKLEKSPLWATLKGVQNQAVHPVDWEYWMSGLGIQAVNKVVDDLNTFVAN from the coding sequence ACTTATGCTGCTACTCGCGGGCTGCGGAAATTTCGGTTCGGGTACTGCGGCGGAAACGGCACCGACGGACACCAAACAGGAAGAAACAGTAGCCAATACTGGTGATACACGTACGATTAAGGATGCTTATGGGGATGTTCAGGTCCCTGCGAAAGCCAGTCGAATTGTTGTACTGGACATTGGAGCTCTGGATAATCTGCTGGAAATGGGCATCAAGCCTGTAGGCGCACCTTCAATCTTGACGGCAGGAGATCCTTACCCGGTATATCTAAAAGGTACTGATGGCATCGAGAACATCGGATCTGTGAATGAACCGAACCTGGAAGCCATTGATGCACTGAAGCCAGATTTGATCATTGGTAATAAAGATACACATGATGCCATCCATGACCAGTTAAAACAAATCGCCCCTACCGTGTTTGTTGAGACATTGGGTGTAACGTGGAAGGAAAATCTGCAGCTTCATGCCGATGCTGTAAACAAGCTGGAGGACGGTAAGAAACTGTTGGATACATATCAGCATCGCATTAAGGAATTGAAGTCCGCACTTGCGGGCAAGGATGTCAAGGAAGTATCGTTGTTCCGTCCACGTGAAGACAAAATTCAGGTCTATCTGAAAGAAACCTTTGCAGGTACAATTATGGAAGACGTCGGAATTGTTCGTCCCGCAGTACAGCAGGATGCAGGCTTCTCCAAAGATATCACTGAAGAACAGATTGCCGATCTTGATGGTGACGTCATCTTCTGGTTCAACCGTGAGCCTGATGCCTTCGCCAAGCTGGAGAAAAGTCCGCTGTGGGCAACATTGAAAGGGGTTCAGAATCAAGCTGTGCACCCTGTTGACTGGGAGTACTGGATGAGCGGACTGGGTATTCAAGCCGTGAACAAAGTAGTCGATGACTTGAATACGTTTGTGGCCAATTAA
- a CDS encoding iron ABC transporter permease: MNTNTGIKFTGLATIILLTLLTFLFSIMFGIVQIPLRAVVDAFYSFDGSREHLIIRTVRLPRAIIAAGVGSSLAVAGCLMQAISRNALAGPELFGINYGAALTAVLASFWLGTTSLQLFAWSALLGAAVAGILVFLLSSTGRQPLTSVKLVLAGATLNLLFASLTQGILILNEQSLDTMRFWLAGSLTGRGLDLFIQVLPYLIIGMICAFALSSQLNILGLGDEVAQGLGQQMMMIRMICIIAIVLLAGSAVALAGPIGFVGLAVPHIARLITGSNYRWVMPYSAVLGALLLLTADIGARFVLPGQEIPVGVVTAFFGAPFLIYLAQRKERSM, encoded by the coding sequence ATGAACACGAACACCGGTATTAAATTCACTGGTTTAGCGACTATAATCTTGTTAACACTTCTCACGTTTCTATTCAGCATCATGTTCGGCATCGTACAGATTCCATTGCGTGCTGTCGTTGATGCATTCTATTCGTTCGATGGTTCCCGTGAACACCTAATCATTCGAACCGTTAGGCTGCCAAGAGCAATTATCGCTGCAGGGGTTGGCAGCTCACTGGCTGTAGCTGGATGTTTAATGCAGGCGATCAGCCGCAACGCCCTGGCAGGACCTGAACTGTTCGGTATCAATTATGGCGCAGCACTTACCGCGGTACTTGCTTCCTTTTGGCTGGGAACCACATCCCTGCAATTATTTGCATGGTCTGCTCTGTTGGGAGCAGCGGTTGCAGGAATACTGGTATTCCTTCTCAGTTCCACGGGCAGACAACCCTTAACTTCAGTAAAGCTGGTACTGGCGGGAGCTACGTTGAATTTACTTTTTGCTTCATTGACCCAGGGTATTCTCATACTGAATGAGCAATCCCTGGATACGATGCGATTTTGGTTGGCAGGTTCGTTGACAGGCAGGGGTCTGGATCTATTCATTCAGGTACTGCCTTATCTGATCATTGGAATGATCTGTGCGTTTGCACTAAGCAGCCAGTTGAACATTTTGGGTCTGGGAGATGAAGTTGCCCAAGGATTGGGGCAGCAGATGATGATGATCAGAATGATCTGTATTATCGCCATTGTTCTGCTGGCTGGAAGTGCAGTGGCACTTGCAGGACCGATTGGATTTGTTGGGTTGGCCGTTCCACACATTGCAAGGCTGATAACGGGCAGTAACTATCGTTGGGTAATGCCTTACTCCGCTGTTCTGGGGGCGTTGTTGCTGCTCACGGCTGATATTGGGGCGCGATTTGTACTGCCTGGGCAGGAAATTCCCGTTGGAGTGGTCACAGCCTTCTTCGGTGCTCCTTTCCTCATTTATCTAGCCCAAAGAAAGGAAAGATCGATGTGA
- a CDS encoding iron ABC transporter permease, whose protein sequence is MISSIIKRRAIAIILILILLNAGTLVLNVILGDRSIPSGEVLRSLMGRGDQEYHFTIHQLRLPRVLTGFLVGCSLAMAGTILQVITRNPLASPGVIGLNSGAAAAVVAIMVLVPSFPMRDMPWIAFTGAFLAAAVIYGLSWRKGEASSTVRMLLIGVGISAMAGALITYLLTVGKIFRVSQASVWMAGSLYGRTWEHFWPLLPWLLILLLLLIWMCRVLDMFLLDVQSAAGLGLRVEMMRVLFILISVGLAGSAVSMAGTIGFVGLMAPHMAKHMVGSRSLIRLPVAALLGGLIVMLADLAGRKLFAPYEIPAGLITAFIGAPYMIYLLLRRRAI, encoded by the coding sequence GTGATTTCTTCTATTATAAAGCGACGCGCAATCGCAATCATTCTGATTCTGATTCTGTTGAATGCAGGAACACTTGTTCTTAATGTTATTTTAGGAGATCGTTCTATCCCTTCGGGAGAAGTATTGCGGAGCTTGATGGGTAGGGGAGATCAGGAATATCACTTCACTATTCATCAGTTAAGACTCCCCCGGGTGCTCACTGGTTTCCTGGTTGGGTGCAGTCTCGCAATGGCGGGAACGATCTTGCAGGTGATTACGAGGAACCCGCTCGCTTCACCGGGAGTTATCGGACTGAATTCGGGTGCAGCAGCGGCGGTAGTTGCCATCATGGTACTGGTTCCTTCTTTTCCGATGCGTGATATGCCTTGGATCGCCTTCACTGGAGCCTTTCTTGCTGCCGCTGTAATCTACGGATTGTCATGGAGAAAAGGAGAGGCGAGTTCTACTGTTCGCATGCTGCTAATTGGTGTAGGCATATCCGCGATGGCGGGTGCGTTAATCACTTATTTGCTGACCGTGGGCAAAATATTTCGGGTCTCCCAGGCCTCTGTGTGGATGGCAGGCAGTCTATATGGACGAACGTGGGAACACTTCTGGCCTTTGTTACCCTGGTTACTCATTCTGTTACTTCTATTAATATGGATGTGCAGAGTTCTGGATATGTTTCTGCTGGATGTGCAGTCGGCCGCAGGGTTGGGTCTTCGGGTGGAAATGATGCGAGTTCTATTCATTCTAATAAGTGTAGGACTGGCCGGATCTGCGGTGTCGATGGCAGGAACCATTGGATTTGTTGGATTAATGGCACCACACATGGCGAAGCATATGGTAGGCAGCCGTAGTTTGATCCGCTTGCCGGTAGCAGCGTTGCTGGGCGGGCTGATCGTAATGCTTGCAGATCTCGCAGGACGAAAATTGTTCGCTCCGTATGAGATTCCAGCCGGATTAATTACTGCTTTCATCGGAGCACCTTATATGATCTATTTGCTGTTACGGCGCAGAGCTATATAA
- a CDS encoding helix-turn-helix domain-containing protein gives MTRKAKHVRVSVFILCFITEGEGVIVLDGTLQKVRPLQLYLLVPGMIVEFPEQGSTYEYYGIWFEPIRLTKTKGRYDAIPSLSLSGALSPGYIAVHHPQQILQQIVQLYQHSRQERSRDSLGQRIQLEELIQDIVQNEPEQLATLMDERVERSILYMEQHYTDKVSIEQLAKAAGGMPRVAFSRLFRNETGLPPVEYLSNVRMTRAKQMLNVKNSRVKEVAAAVGFRSEFYFSRMFQRMVGVSPTLYMKRGRLKVAVASSLGFDDHLKSVGIEPVCVVDLFQYPGQSNEQYAERLHSQLLELEQSNPDMIIADHYHTEFREQFKQTAAPVFLDFSVWDWKRNFEKIVELVNREREASEMLTRLDVQIETTGQTLRRVLGQERITIMQVSHRTIGIQGRVNHPLNELVYGELGLRPGNQAPAELWRMELQPKSMPVLETEHLFIHQHHVLAGSEKLYHELTRTSVWPQIPAVRHEKVQRIPNWFVMSWTPLGRQRIMNELLDKLQ, from the coding sequence ATGACCCGAAAAGCCAAACATGTTCGGGTTTCTGTATTCATATTATGCTTCATTACAGAGGGCGAAGGTGTTATTGTGCTTGATGGTACACTACAGAAGGTTCGTCCCCTTCAGTTATACTTGCTCGTACCAGGTATGATCGTGGAATTCCCTGAACAAGGCAGTACGTATGAATATTATGGAATTTGGTTTGAACCAATCAGGCTTACGAAGACCAAAGGAAGATATGATGCCATACCTTCCTTATCATTATCCGGTGCACTCTCGCCAGGGTATATTGCAGTGCATCACCCTCAACAGATCCTTCAGCAGATCGTTCAGCTGTATCAACACAGCAGGCAGGAACGAAGCCGGGATTCCTTGGGGCAGAGGATTCAGTTGGAGGAATTGATCCAAGATATCGTGCAGAATGAACCGGAACAGCTTGCTACTTTAATGGATGAACGGGTTGAACGGAGCATCCTTTATATGGAGCAGCACTATACGGACAAAGTAAGCATTGAACAGCTGGCTAAAGCAGCAGGTGGTATGCCGCGGGTTGCTTTTTCACGTTTGTTCCGAAACGAAACAGGATTGCCCCCAGTCGAGTATCTGAGCAATGTGCGTATGACCCGGGCGAAGCAGATGCTTAATGTGAAGAACAGTCGGGTGAAGGAAGTGGCGGCTGCGGTCGGTTTTCGTAGTGAATTTTATTTCAGTCGCATGTTTCAGCGCATGGTGGGAGTGTCACCAACATTATATATGAAGCGGGGCAGATTAAAGGTTGCTGTAGCTTCCTCGCTGGGATTCGACGACCATCTGAAATCGGTTGGAATAGAGCCTGTCTGTGTGGTGGATCTCTTCCAGTATCCAGGTCAGAGCAATGAACAGTATGCAGAACGATTGCATAGCCAGCTGCTGGAATTGGAGCAGTCCAATCCAGATATGATCATTGCCGACCATTACCACACAGAGTTCAGGGAGCAGTTCAAACAAACGGCTGCACCAGTATTTCTGGATTTCTCTGTATGGGACTGGAAACGTAACTTCGAGAAAATTGTTGAGTTGGTCAACCGGGAACGGGAGGCCTCTGAGATGCTGACACGTCTGGATGTGCAGATTGAGACAACAGGACAGACGCTGCGCCGTGTTTTGGGCCAGGAGCGCATCACTATTATGCAAGTCAGCCACCGGACGATTGGAATTCAGGGGAGGGTAAACCACCCGCTGAATGAGCTGGTATACGGGGAACTCGGCCTGCGCCCAGGCAACCAGGCTCCTGCAGAACTGTGGCGAATGGAGCTGCAACCGAAATCTATGCCTGTATTGGAGACAGAGCATCTTTTTATCCATCAACATCATGTTCTTGCTGGCAGCGAAAAACTCTATCACGAGTTGACGAGAACGTCCGTGTGGCCACAGATTCCGGCGGTGAGGCATGAAAAAGTACAGCGTATTCCCAATTGGTTCGTGATGAGCTGGACACCTTTAGGCAGACAACGCATTATGAATGAATTGCTAGATAAGCTTCAGTAA
- the ppsA gene encoding phosphoenolpyruvate synthase — translation MSSLVLGFQEMEKTQLFLVGGKGLNLGELSKIEGVQVPEGFCITTVGYQKAIEQNETYHALLDRLTILKVEDRDQIGEISRKIRQIIMKVEISSDVVKAVTHYLSQFGEEHAYAVRSSATAEDLPHASFAGQQDTYLNIIGKEAILQHISKCWASLFTDRAVIYRMQNGFDHSQVYLSVIVQRMVFPQASGILFTADPITSNRKLLSIDASFGLGEALVSGLVSADCYKVQEGEIVDKRIATKKLAIYGRKEGGTETQQIDPDQQKTQTLTEQQILQLARIGRQIEAYFGCLQDIEWCLVDDTFYIVQSRPITTLYPIPEAKDQENHVYVSVGHQQMMTDPMKPLGLSFYLLTTPAPMRKAGGRLFVDVTQNLASPVSRKMVIDSLGKSDPLIKDALMTIIERGDFIKTLPHNKKELSPSKSNKGLPSAGFQAQTENNPTIVSDLIKSSQTSIAELKQNIQTKSGSDLFDFILEDIQQLKKILFDPQSLGVTMAAMDASTWINEKMNMWLGEKNVADTLSQSVPNNITSEMGLALLDVADVIRPYPEVIDYLQHVKDGNFLDELVKFDGGQETQDAIYAYLNKYGMRCSGEIDLTKTRWSEKLTTLVPMILSNIKNFEPNASHRKFEQGRQEAMKKEQELLDRLKQLPDGEQKTKETKRMIDLIRNFSGYREYPKYGMINRYFVYKQALLKEAGQLVQADIIHEKEDIYYLTFEELREVVRTNKLDYQIISKRKDEYKFYEKLTPPRVITSDGEIITGEYKRENLPVEAIVGLPVSSGVIEGRARVILNMEDADLEDGDILVTSFTDPSWTTLFVSIKGLVTEVGGLMTHGAVIAREYGLPAVVGVENATKLIKDGQRIRVHGTEGYIEIL, via the coding sequence ATGAGTTCTTTGGTTCTCGGTTTTCAAGAAATGGAAAAAACGCAGCTTTTTCTCGTTGGCGGAAAAGGGTTAAATTTAGGGGAGTTATCAAAAATTGAAGGAGTACAAGTACCAGAAGGTTTTTGTATTACAACAGTGGGTTATCAAAAAGCCATTGAACAAAACGAAACATATCATGCTTTGTTGGATCGACTAACAATACTAAAAGTAGAAGATCGAGATCAAATTGGTGAAATCAGTAGGAAGATTCGACAAATCATTATGAAAGTGGAAATTTCTTCCGATGTTGTGAAAGCAGTTACTCACTATCTCTCCCAGTTTGGCGAGGAACATGCTTATGCAGTGCGTTCAAGTGCGACTGCTGAAGATTTGCCACATGCCTCTTTTGCTGGTCAACAAGACACCTATTTAAATATCATCGGCAAAGAAGCAATCTTGCAGCATATCAGCAAATGTTGGGCTTCCCTATTTACGGATCGCGCGGTTATCTACCGTATGCAAAATGGATTTGACCACAGTCAAGTTTATTTATCCGTTATCGTTCAAAGGATGGTTTTCCCACAGGCTTCAGGAATTTTATTTACCGCTGATCCGATTACATCCAACCGGAAGCTGCTATCAATCGATGCCAGTTTTGGACTTGGAGAAGCACTGGTCTCTGGCTTGGTATCTGCCGATTGTTATAAAGTACAGGAAGGGGAAATCGTCGATAAGAGGATAGCAACCAAAAAATTGGCTATCTATGGACGGAAAGAGGGCGGAACAGAGACACAACAGATCGATCCTGATCAGCAAAAGACTCAAACACTTACTGAACAACAAATTTTACAACTGGCACGCATCGGAAGACAGATCGAAGCTTATTTTGGTTGCCTACAAGATATCGAATGGTGTTTGGTTGATGATACTTTTTATATTGTCCAGAGTCGTCCAATCACGACTTTATACCCGATCCCTGAAGCGAAAGATCAAGAAAATCACGTTTACGTATCTGTCGGTCACCAACAAATGATGACGGATCCCATGAAACCACTAGGATTGTCTTTTTACCTGTTAACGACCCCAGCACCCATGCGAAAAGCTGGCGGGAGGTTGTTTGTTGATGTTACACAAAATCTGGCTTCGCCTGTCAGCAGAAAAATGGTAATAGATTCCTTGGGGAAATCCGATCCGCTCATAAAAGACGCACTTATGACCATAATAGAGCGAGGAGATTTTATAAAGACGTTACCACATAACAAAAAAGAACTGAGTCCCAGTAAAAGCAATAAAGGGTTGCCGTCTGCGGGTTTTCAAGCACAAACCGAAAACAATCCGACAATCGTTTCTGATTTGATTAAGAGTAGTCAAACATCGATAGCAGAGTTAAAACAAAACATCCAAACGAAATCAGGATCAGATTTATTTGATTTTATTCTAGAGGATATCCAGCAATTAAAGAAGATTTTATTTGACCCTCAGAGTTTGGGTGTGACTATGGCTGCTATGGATGCTTCAACATGGATCAATGAAAAGATGAACATGTGGTTAGGTGAAAAAAACGTAGCAGACACGCTTTCTCAATCTGTACCAAACAATATTACTTCGGAAATGGGTCTGGCGCTATTGGATGTCGCAGATGTGATTCGTCCTTATCCAGAAGTGATTGATTATTTACAACATGTAAAAGATGGTAACTTTTTGGATGAACTGGTTAAGTTTGATGGTGGACAGGAAACTCAAGACGCTATCTATGCTTATCTCAATAAATACGGAATGCGATGCAGCGGAGAAATCGATCTTACTAAAACCCGCTGGAGTGAAAAGCTAACTACACTGGTCCCCATGATTCTCAGTAATATCAAAAACTTTGAGCCTAATGCCAGCCATCGGAAATTTGAGCAAGGGCGACAGGAAGCCATGAAAAAAGAACAAGAATTATTAGATAGATTGAAGCAATTACCGGATGGTGAACAAAAAACCAAAGAAACCAAACGAATGATCGACTTAATCCGGAATTTCAGCGGTTATCGGGAATATCCAAAATACGGCATGATTAATCGCTACTTTGTTTATAAGCAGGCTTTACTGAAAGAAGCTGGACAACTCGTACAAGCGGACATTATTCATGAAAAAGAAGATATATACTATCTCACTTTTGAAGAACTTCGCGAAGTCGTACGCACAAATAAACTGGATTACCAGATCATCAGCAAACGAAAAGACGAATACAAGTTTTATGAAAAACTAACTCCACCACGTGTTATCACGTCAGATGGTGAAATCATTACAGGTGAGTACAAACGAGAAAATCTCCCAGTCGAAGCTATTGTAGGTCTACCTGTTTCTTCCGGAGTTATAGAGGGACGAGCACGTGTCATCTTAAACATGGAAGATGCTGATCTGGAAGATGGAGATATCTTAGTCACCTCCTTTACTGACCCTAGCTGGACAACATTGTTTGTATCCATAAAAGGCCTAGTCACCGAAGTTGGTGGACTGATGACCCATGGAGCCGTTATCGCACGTGAATATGGCTTACCAGCAGTTGTCGGAGTGGAGAATGCTACCAAACTGATAAAAGATGGGCAACGAATTCGCGTGCATGGAACAGAAGGGTATATCGAAATATTGTAA
- a CDS encoding amidase — translation MCARTLKASTRNVIGNYCKWIAVGMILTFTGCPLASAAPSPSSSSKTSEPASSLVTFQLQEATIAQMQEAMKSGALSSVELTALYLNRVYAYDSSGIRLNSIPVLNPDVLKEAAQADQLRAQGIKTGPLQGIPYTVKDSYKVKGLTVASGSPAFKNLMAKDDAFTVEKIRKSGGVLIGKTNMPPMAAGGMQRGIYGRAESPYNPDYLAAAWYSGSSNGSGVSTAANLAAFGMGEETVSSGRSPASNNGLIAYTPSRGLISIRGNWPLFPIRDVVVPHTRTVEDMLRLLDVIVVEDKITKGDFWREQKAVRLPSVNSVRPKSYLELRDIQALKGKRIGVPKIYIGKDHETSTPIKFRPSIQALWEKAVKDFTALGAEVVEVDFPLQANSEKDRATAKTPEERGLMPAKWVEKEFGLLNPYAAEEFLKSVGDPNFPSWANIDPATVFPNPPGSVDAKRGRDLGHYDVFIETIKKGVTPYEQIPQFHEGLRGLENVRKIDFENWMKQNNLDFIAFPANSNIGKADSDVNETSYEEAWENGNYFSNTNFILREYGIPSVSVSMGAMKDTGMPVNLTMAGAAYSDNDLLRYAYSYEQATKNRPIAARTPALEDETFSYNPQTALPPSKRKETGAPALKLSASIKDDVLSLEGSVTDQSDIAQLKVYVNGIRVVITEDKSNWSATLPTTKYKQGGASQADTLHILVLAKDIYGNTSAQVKSVTLSQ, via the coding sequence ATGTGCGCACGAACGCTAAAAGCGAGTACAAGGAATGTAATCGGTAACTATTGCAAATGGATCGCAGTTGGTATGATTTTAACTTTCACGGGATGCCCGCTTGCATCCGCCGCTCCTTCACCCTCATCCTCAAGTAAAACTAGTGAACCCGCCTCCTCCCTAGTTACATTTCAATTGCAAGAGGCTACGATTGCTCAAATGCAGGAAGCGATGAAGTCAGGCGCACTGTCAAGTGTCGAGCTCACCGCCCTGTACCTTAACCGTGTATATGCCTATGATTCTAGTGGCATTCGGCTGAATTCCATCCCTGTTCTGAACCCCGATGTACTAAAAGAAGCCGCTCAGGCTGATCAACTAAGGGCACAGGGTATTAAAACCGGGCCTCTGCAAGGCATCCCCTACACGGTTAAAGACAGCTACAAGGTTAAGGGACTCACTGTCGCTTCTGGATCTCCGGCTTTCAAAAACCTGATGGCAAAGGACGATGCCTTTACAGTAGAGAAGATACGCAAATCCGGTGGGGTGCTAATTGGTAAAACCAACATGCCGCCAATGGCAGCAGGGGGAATGCAAAGAGGCATTTATGGCCGTGCTGAAAGTCCGTACAATCCAGATTATTTGGCTGCAGCCTGGTACTCTGGCTCCTCTAACGGATCTGGCGTATCAACAGCCGCCAACCTCGCTGCCTTCGGTATGGGGGAAGAAACGGTATCCTCTGGAAGATCACCAGCATCTAACAATGGTTTAATTGCCTATACGCCATCGCGGGGCCTAATCTCCATTCGAGGGAATTGGCCGCTCTTCCCTATACGGGATGTCGTTGTCCCACATACGAGGACTGTTGAGGACATGCTCCGCTTGCTTGACGTGATCGTTGTAGAGGATAAGATCACCAAGGGCGATTTCTGGCGAGAACAGAAAGCCGTTCGGCTCCCTTCTGTCAATAGTGTCCGTCCCAAATCCTATTTAGAGCTGCGAGACATTCAAGCTTTGAAAGGCAAACGCATTGGCGTTCCGAAAATCTATATCGGTAAGGACCATGAAACCTCAACTCCGATCAAATTCAGACCTTCGATACAGGCATTATGGGAAAAAGCTGTAAAGGATTTCACTGCTCTTGGAGCAGAGGTTGTGGAAGTTGACTTCCCCTTGCAGGCGAACAGCGAGAAGGACCGGGCAACAGCGAAAACACCTGAAGAACGTGGTTTGATGCCGGCAAAGTGGGTTGAAAAGGAATTCGGGCTGCTTAATCCTTATGCAGCTGAGGAATTCCTTAAAAGTGTGGGCGATCCGAATTTCCCGTCATGGGCTAATATCGACCCTGCAACCGTCTTCCCGAATCCGCCCGGTTCGGTAGATGCCAAACGTGGCAGAGACCTTGGCCACTATGACGTATTCATTGAAACCATAAAGAAAGGCGTCACCCCTTACGAACAAATTCCTCAGTTTCATGAAGGGCTACGGGGGCTTGAAAATGTACGAAAGATTGATTTTGAAAATTGGATGAAGCAAAACAACCTTGATTTTATTGCATTCCCGGCAAATTCGAATATCGGCAAAGCTGACTCCGATGTGAATGAAACGTCCTATGAGGAGGCTTGGGAGAATGGCAACTATTTCTCCAATACGAACTTCATTCTACGCGAGTACGGGATCCCAAGTGTGTCTGTGAGTATGGGCGCTATGAAGGATACCGGTATGCCCGTTAATCTGACGATGGCAGGTGCCGCATACAGCGATAATGACCTGCTTCGTTACGCTTATTCCTATGAGCAGGCGACCAAAAACCGTCCTATTGCAGCACGCACGCCAGCGCTTGAGGATGAAACCTTTTCCTATAATCCGCAAACTGCTCTCCCACCCTCTAAACGCAAGGAAACAGGAGCCCCTGCACTTAAGTTGAGTGCTTCGATCAAGGACGATGTTCTCTCTTTGGAAGGTTCAGTCACAGATCAAAGCGATATTGCGCAGCTTAAAGTTTATGTCAATGGCATTCGTGTTGTTATTACAGAAGATAAATCCAATTGGTCAGCAACGCTTCCAACTACTAAATACAAACAGGGTGGTGCCTCCCAAGCCGATACGCTGCATATTCTCGTGCTGGCCAAGGATATTTACGGAAATACCTCTGCTCAAGTCAAGTCTGTCACTTTATCCCAATGA
- a CDS encoding TetR family transcriptional regulator, producing the protein MNEITDLRVVKTLENIKHGFAKCISQKTFSSISIKDITTAARINRSTFYKYYENKYQLRESLVKSTLEELSNNINLASFNFEKNRMNESLDALRKQLQFMYDNKDWYLILWNKNIELYIFEDMAHTFERRTRECLRKNSNGTEITKKELSEKQELLTRLFASSAMTTVKWWFEYSPNMTPKDVANIIMDNIKFGMHHTFFQVP; encoded by the coding sequence TTGAATGAGATAACGGATTTACGTGTTGTGAAAACACTTGAAAATATAAAACATGGGTTTGCTAAATGCATTAGTCAAAAAACCTTTTCATCTATTTCCATAAAAGATATTACTACAGCGGCAAGAATTAATCGTTCTACATTCTACAAATATTATGAGAATAAATACCAACTAAGAGAATCACTAGTCAAATCAACATTAGAAGAACTTTCAAATAATATCAATCTAGCATCTTTTAATTTTGAGAAGAATAGAATGAATGAATCTTTGGATGCTTTAAGAAAACAACTCCAATTTATGTATGATAATAAAGATTGGTACCTTATATTGTGGAATAAAAATATTGAGTTATATATCTTTGAAGATATGGCACACACATTTGAAAGGAGAACCAGGGAATGTCTTCGTAAAAATAGCAATGGAACAGAAATTACGAAGAAGGAACTTTCAGAAAAGCAGGAGTTATTAACTCGCTTGTTTGCATCATCTGCAATGACAACGGTTAAATGGTGGTTTGAATATTCGCCCAATATGACTCCAAAGGATGTAGCAAATATTATTATGGATAATATCAAATTTGGAATGCATCATACTTTTTTTCAAGTTCCATGA
- a CDS encoding nitronate monooxygenase codes for MSNNRLCEVLGIEKPIIQGPMAWVSTAPLVAAVSESGGLGVLGVGFAPLDFIKEQIIATRNMTSKPFGINVIMTSELLDHVTKVASEEKPPVIYADTLLDLDLELSQKYFSIWHELGIKVIVKASTIQDAITAEKAGADAVIVKGWEGGGHTTYEATTVLVPQAADCLSIPVVASGGIADGRGMAAAIALGADGIEMGTIFMCADETVVHANVKDAMLKAGDMETVITGYSTDEPCRQLKNKLSEEMTQIENNYSKKEAAEKLKEVSESSLKRAMIEGDVKEKGAIMVGQIVPLITEIKSVKDIINDVLEGYYETISKITKFVV; via the coding sequence ATGTCTAACAATCGGTTATGTGAAGTTTTGGGGATTGAAAAACCAATTATCCAAGGACCTATGGCTTGGGTTTCAACAGCACCATTAGTTGCAGCGGTTTCTGAAAGTGGAGGTCTTGGTGTATTAGGAGTGGGATTTGCTCCTTTAGATTTTATAAAGGAACAGATTATTGCTACAAGAAATATGACGAGTAAACCCTTTGGTATCAATGTAATTATGACTTCTGAATTATTAGATCATGTAACAAAAGTTGCATCAGAGGAAAAACCGCCAGTGATTTATGCTGATACACTATTGGACCTTGATCTAGAGTTATCCCAAAAATACTTTTCTATATGGCATGAATTAGGAATAAAAGTAATCGTAAAAGCAAGTACAATTCAAGATGCAATTACTGCGGAGAAAGCCGGTGCAGATGCAGTTATTGTAAAAGGTTGGGAAGGTGGCGGACATACTACCTATGAAGCAACAACGGTTCTTGTTCCACAAGCAGCAGACTGCTTATCTATACCTGTTGTAGCGTCTGGTGGAATTGCAGATGGAAGAGGAATGGCAGCTGCTATTGCCCTTGGTGCTGATGGTATTGAAATGGGAACCATATTTATGTGCGCAGATGAAACAGTAGTACATGCAAATGTAAAAGATGCCATGTTAAAAGCTGGTGATATGGAGACAGTGATAACAGGATATTCTACTGATGAGCCATGCAGACAATTGAAGAACAAGCTTTCAGAGGAAATGACTCAAATTGAAAACAATTACAGCAAAAAAGAGGCAGCAGAAAAACTAAAAGAAGTTTCTGAGAGTTCTTTAAAAAGGGCAATGATCGAAGGTGATGTTAAAGAGAAGGGCGCTATTATGGTGGGGCAAATAGTACCATTAATAACCGAGATTAAGAGTGTAAAAGATATTATAAATGATGTATTAGAAGGATACTATGAAACAATATCTAAGATAACTAAGTTTGTAGTTTGA